A window of the Juglans microcarpa x Juglans regia isolate MS1-56 chromosome 5D, Jm3101_v1.0, whole genome shotgun sequence genome harbors these coding sequences:
- the LOC121265221 gene encoding ABC transporter C family member 12-like isoform X2 yields MAFEPLLWYCRPVANGVWTKAVDSAFSSYTPCAIDTLVISISHLVLFGLCSYRVCLIKNNSKAKRFQLRSNYYNYMLGLLAGYCTAGPLLRLVMGFSIFNLDGQTGFAPFEVISLIIEAVGWFSMLIMIGLETKTYIRQFRWYVRFGVIYVLVGDAVLLNLILSVSSYYNRSALYLYISTVCCQVLFGILLVVYVPNLDPYPGYVLMQAESLHDVEYEALPGEEKICPERHVNILSRIYFGWMTPLMQQGYRKPIVERDVWKLDTWDRTETLIEKFQRCWIEESQKPKPRLLRALNNSLGGRFWRGGFFKIGNDLSQFVGPILLNRLLESMQRGDPAWIGYIYAFSIFIGVSLGVLCESQYFQNVMRVGFRLRSTLVAAVFRKSLRVTHESRKKFSSGKITNMMTTDANALQQICQQLHGLWSAPFRIIIAMVLLYQQLGVASLLGSLMLVFMVPIQTCVLSKMRKLTKEGLQWTDKRVGLMNEILAAMDTVKCYAWETSFQSRVQRIRDDELSWFGKAQLLSAFNSFILNSIPVVVTVTSFGLFTLLGGHLTPARAFTSLSLFSVLRFPLNMLPNLLSQVVNANVSLQRLEELFLAEERVLLPNPPLEPVLPAISIKDGYFSWDSKADKPTLSNINLDIAVGSLVAVVGGTGEGKTSIISAMLGELPSVGDSSIVIRGTVAYVPQVSWIFNATLRENILFGSEFEFARYWKSIDVTALPHDLNLLPGYDYTEIGERGVNLSGGQKQRVSMARAVYSNSDVYIFDDPLSALDAHVARQVFNSCVKEELRGKTRVLVTNQLHFLPQVDRIILVSEGMVKEDGTFEELSKNGVLFQKLMENAGEMEEQEAEKEDGIKYDQKSSKPASGGLENDLKKDTSYNKKGKGQKSVLIKQEERETGVVSWGILMRYKNALGGLWVVMILFICYILTEVLRVLSSTWLSVWTNQSTSESYKPGYYILIYALLSFGQVAVTLGNSFWLIISSLRAAKRLHDSMLHSVLRAPMIFFHTNPTGRIINRFAKDLGDIDRNVANFVNMFLGQVWQLLSTFVLIGTVSTISLWSIMPLLILFYAAYLYYQSTSREVKRLDSITRSPVYAQFGEALNGLSTIRAYKAYDRMANINGKSMDNNIRFTLANISSNRWLTIRLETLGGIMIWLIATFAVLQNAREENQVAFASVMGLLLSYTLNITNLLSGVLRQASRAENSLNSVERVGTYIDLPSEAPTIIESNRPPPGWPSSGLIKFEDVFMRYRPELPPVLHGLSFTVPPSEKLGIVGRTGAGKSSMINALFRIVEMERGRILIDGCDIAKFGLTDLRKVLGIIPQSPVLFSGTVRLNLDPFSEHSDADLWEALERAHLKDVIRRNSFGLDAEV; encoded by the exons ATGGCTTTTGAGCCATTACTTTGGTACTGTCGGCCGGTGGCAAATGGGGTATGGACCAAAGCAGTAGATAGTGCTTTTAGCTCATACACACCTTGTGCCATTGATACTCTAGTGATCTCCATTTCTCATTTGGTTCTCTTTGGCCTTTGCTCTTACCGAGTATGCCTGATAAAGAATAACTCCAAAGCTAAAAGGTTTCAGTTGAGGTCGAAttactataattatatgttGGGGTTGTTGGCTGGTTATTGCACTGCTGGGCCTTTATTAAGGTTGGTGATGGGCTTTTCAATCTTTAATCTGGATGGACAGACAGGATTTGCTCCTTTTGag GTAATTTCTTTGATCATCGAGGCTGTTGGTTGGTTCTCCATGCTGATAATGATTGGCTTAGAAACTAAAACATACATTCGACAATTTCGGTGGTATGTGCGGTTTGGAGTCATTTATGTTTTGGTAGGCGATGCCGTGCTGCTCAATCTTATTCTTTCTGTGAGCAGTTACTACAATAG ATCTGCTTTGTATTTGTACATCAGTACAGTTTGCTGCCAG GTTCTATTTGGAATTCTTCTTGTTGTTTATGTCCCAAATCTGGATCCTTATCCGGGTTACGTTCTGATGCAAGCTGAGTCTCTTCATGATGTCGAATACGAAGCACTTCCTGGAGAAGAGAAAATTTGTCCTGAGAGGCATGTCAATATATTGTCAA GAATATATTTTGGATGGATGACTCCACTCATGCAGCAAGGTTACAGAAAACCCATCGTAGAAAGGGATGTTTGGAAGCTAGACACATGGGATCGTACTGAAACACTGATTGAAAA GTTCCAGAGGTGTTGGATTGAAGAATCCCAAAAGCCCAAGCCACGGCTTTTAAGAGCCTTGAACAATAGCCTCGGTGGAAG GTTTTGGCGGGGAGGTTTTTTCAAG ATTGGCAATGATCTTTCACAATTCGTGGGGCCAATTCTATTGAATCGTCTTTTAGAG TCAATGCAACGAGGCGATCCAGCTTGGATTGGTTACATATATGCCTTCTCAATTTTCATCGGGGTG TCACTTGGTGTGCTATGCGAATCTCAGTATTTTCAGAATGTTATGCGTGTTGGTTTTCGGCTGAGGTCAACTTTG GTGGCTGCTGTATTCCGCAAATCTTTAAGAGTAACCCATGAGAGTCGCAAGAAGTTCTCATCTGGAAAGATAACCAATATGATGACAACTGATGCCAATGCACTTCAG CAAATATGTCAACAACTCCATGGATTGTGGTCAGCTCCATTTCGAATCATCATAGCTATGGTCCTTCTTTATCAGCAACTAGGTGTTGCTTCACTTCTTGGATCACTAATGCTAGTTTTCATGGTCCCAATACAG ACCTGTGTGCTTAGCAAAATGCGGAAACTAACCAAGGAAGGACTACAGTGGACTGACAAGAGAGTGGGCCTCATGAATGAGATTTTGGCAGCTATGGACACTGTGAA ATGTTATGCATGGGAGACAAGCTTCCAATCTAGAGTTCAAAGAATTAGGGATGATGAGCTGTCATGGTTCGGCAAAGCCCAATTACTATCTGCT TTCAACAGTTTTATACTGAACAGCATCCCAGTTGTTGTAACAGTGACCTCTTTTGGGTTGTTCACTTTGCTTGGTGGGCATTTGACCCCAGCACGGGCATTTACCTCCCTTTCTCTGTTTTCAGTATTGCGGTTTCCTTTGAACATGCTTCCTAACTTATTAAGTCAG GTTGTAAATGCTAACGTATCATTGCAACGCTTGGAGGAATTGTTTTTAGCTGAGGAGCGAGTTCTACTACCAAATCCACCTCTTGAACCAGTTCTTCCTGCTATCTCTATCAAGGATGGCTACTTTTCGTGGGATTCAAAG GCAGATAAGCCCACATTATCAAATATCAATTTGGACATAGCAGTTGGCAGCTTAGTTGCAGTTGTTGGTGGTACCGGAGAAGGCAAGACATCAATAATATCGGCAATGCTTGGGGAGCTACCTTCTGTGGGAGATTCAAGCATAGTAATCAGAGGAACTGTTGCCTATGTACCTCAAGTTTCATGGATTTTCAATGCAACT CTACGTGAGAATATATTATTTGGCTCAGAATTTGAATTCGCACGGTACTGGAAATCTATTGACGTGACGGCATTACCGCATGATCTCAACTTACTTCCT GGCTATGATTACACAGAAATTGGCGAAAGAGGGGTGAACCTTAGTGGTGGGCAAAAGCAGAGAGTTTCCATGGCTAGGGCTGTATATTCTAATTCAGATGTATACATATTCGATGATCCATTAAGTGCTCTTGATGCACATGTTGCTCGACAG GTTTTTAATAGCTGTGTAAAGGAAGAGCTGCGAGGGAAAACCCGGGTTCTTGTCACCAACCAGCTACATTTTCTCCCCCAGGTGGATAGGATTATTTTGGTGTCTGAAGGCATGGTCAAAGAGGATGGAACCTTTGAGGAGTTATCGAAAAATGGAGTTCTATTCCAGAAACTAATGGAGAATGCTGGAGAAATGGAAGAACAAGAGGCGGAAAAGGAAGATGGAATAAAATACGATCAGAAAAGCTCTAAACCAGCTTCCGGTGGACTAGAGAATGATCTTAAAAAAGATACAAGCTATAATAAGAAAGGTAAAGGACAGAAATCTGTGCTTATCaaacaagaagaaagagaaacgGGTGTTGTCAGCTGGGGCATTTTGATGAG GTACAAAAATGCACTAGGAGGCCTATGGGTAGTTATGATTCTCTTCATCTGCTATATATTAACAGAAGTTCTTCGTGTTTTAAGTAGCACATGGTTAAGTGTTTGGACCAATCAAAGCACTTCCGAGAGTTACAAACCTGGCTATTACATTCTTATTTATGCCCTTCTTTCATTTGGCCAG GTAGCCGTGACACTTGGAAACTCTTTTTGGCTGATCATTTCGAGTCTTCGTGCTGCCAAAAGATTGCACGATTCTATGCTACATTCTGTTCTTAGAGCTCCAATGATATTTTTCCACACTAATCCTACTGGACGGATAATCAATAGGTTTGCAAAGGATCTGGGTGATATAGATCGCAATGTCGCCAATTTTGTGAATATGTTTCTGGGCCAAGTATGGCAGCTTCTTTCAACTTTTGTTCTGATTGGCACCGTAAGCACAATATCCCTGTGGTCCATAATGCCGCTTCTGATCTTGTTTTATGCAGCATATCTGTACTATCAG AGCACATCCCGTGAAGTGAAACGCTTGGATTCCATTACCAGATCCCCTGTTTATGCACAATTTGGAGAAGCATTAAATGGTTTGTCAACCATTCGTGCATATAAAGCATATGACAGGATGGCCAACATTAATGGGAAGTCAATGGATAATAATATCAGATTCACTCTTGCAAATATTAGTTCAAATCGTTGGCTCACTATAAGATTGGAAACATTAGGAGGCATCATGATTTGGTTGATAGCAACCTTTGCTGTCTTGCAGAATGCAAGAGAGGAAAACCAGGTGGCTTTTGCATCTGTGATGGGTCTACTTCTCAGTTATACATTAAATATAACAAATCTATTGAGTGGTGTTCTGAGACAAGCAAGTAGAGCTGAAAATAGCTTAAATTCTGTTGAGCGCGTTGGCACATATATAGATTTGCCTTCTGAAGCCCCAACTATCATTGAGAGCAACCGTCCCCCACCTGGTTGGCCTTCATCAGGATTGATTAAATTTGAGGATGTTTTCATGCGCTACAGGCCTGAACTTCCTCCAGTCTTACATGGATTGTCCTTTACAGTTCCTCCAAGCGAAAAGCTAGGGATAGTTGGAAGAACAGGTGCAGGGAAATCTAGCatgattaatgcactatttcgGATTGTGGAAATGGAAAGAGGGAGAATCTTGATTGATGGCTGTGACATTGCTAAGTTTGGACTAACAGATTTGCGGAAAGTTCTTGGAATCATTCCACAATCACCGGTTCTATTCTCAG gaacCGTGCGATTAAATCTTGATCCTTTCAGTGAGCACAGTGATGCTGACCTTTGGGAGGCTTTAGAAAGGGCACATCTAAAGGATGTTATCAGGAGGAATTCTTTCGGTCTTGATGCTGAGGTATAA
- the LOC121265221 gene encoding ABC transporter C family member 12-like isoform X1: protein MAFEPLLWYCRPVANGVWTKAVDSAFSSYTPCAIDTLVISISHLVLFGLCSYRVCLIKNNSKAKRFQLRSNYYNYMLGLLAGYCTAGPLLRLVMGFSIFNLDGQTGFAPFEVISLIIEAVGWFSMLIMIGLETKTYIRQFRWYVRFGVIYVLVGDAVLLNLILSVSSYYNRSALYLYISTVCCQVLFGILLVVYVPNLDPYPGYVLMQAESLHDVEYEALPGEEKICPERHVNILSRIYFGWMTPLMQQGYRKPIVERDVWKLDTWDRTETLIEKFQRCWIEESQKPKPRLLRALNNSLGGRFWRGGFFKIGNDLSQFVGPILLNRLLESMQRGDPAWIGYIYAFSIFIGVSLGVLCESQYFQNVMRVGFRLRSTLVAAVFRKSLRVTHESRKKFSSGKITNMMTTDANALQQICQQLHGLWSAPFRIIIAMVLLYQQLGVASLLGSLMLVFMVPIQTCVLSKMRKLTKEGLQWTDKRVGLMNEILAAMDTVKCYAWETSFQSRVQRIRDDELSWFGKAQLLSAFNSFILNSIPVVVTVTSFGLFTLLGGHLTPARAFTSLSLFSVLRFPLNMLPNLLSQVVNANVSLQRLEELFLAEERVLLPNPPLEPVLPAISIKDGYFSWDSKADKPTLSNINLDIAVGSLVAVVGGTGEGKTSIISAMLGELPSVGDSSIVIRGTVAYVPQVSWIFNATLRENILFGSEFEFARYWKSIDVTALPHDLNLLPGYDYTEIGERGVNLSGGQKQRVSMARAVYSNSDVYIFDDPLSALDAHVARQVFNSCVKEELRGKTRVLVTNQLHFLPQVDRIILVSEGMVKEDGTFEELSKNGVLFQKLMENAGEMEEQEAEKEDGIKYDQKSSKPASGGLENDLKKDTSYNKKGKGQKSVLIKQEERETGVVSWGILMRYKNALGGLWVVMILFICYILTEVLRVLSSTWLSVWTNQSTSESYKPGYYILIYALLSFGQVAVTLGNSFWLIISSLRAAKRLHDSMLHSVLRAPMIFFHTNPTGRIINRFAKDLGDIDRNVANFVNMFLGQVWQLLSTFVLIGTVSTISLWSIMPLLILFYAAYLYYQSTSREVKRLDSITRSPVYAQFGEALNGLSTIRAYKAYDRMANINGKSMDNNIRFTLANISSNRWLTIRLETLGGIMIWLIATFAVLQNAREENQVAFASVMGLLLSYTLNITNLLSGVLRQASRAENSLNSVERVGTYIDLPSEAPTIIESNRPPPGWPSSGLIKFEDVFMRYRPELPPVLHGLSFTVPPSEKLGIVGRTGAGKSSMINALFRIVEMERGRILIDGCDIAKFGLTDLRKVLGIIPQSPVLFSGTVRLNLDPFSEHSDADLWEALERAHLKDVIRRNSFGLDAEVSEGGENFSVGQRQLLSLARALLRRSRILVLDEATAAVDVRTDALIQKTIREEFKSCTMLIIAHRLNTIIDSDRILLLDAGQVLEYDTPEDLLLNDGSAFSRMVQSTGPANAQYLRSLVLGTGKEDKSSSEESKQLDGQRRRLASSRWAAAAQFALAASFTSAWDDLQRSNFEDMNNILMQTKDAVITLEGVLAGRHDSNIDETLDMYHVSADRWWSSLYKVIEGLAVMSRLANNRHQQLGCDFGDRPASDWDHVEV from the exons ATGGCTTTTGAGCCATTACTTTGGTACTGTCGGCCGGTGGCAAATGGGGTATGGACCAAAGCAGTAGATAGTGCTTTTAGCTCATACACACCTTGTGCCATTGATACTCTAGTGATCTCCATTTCTCATTTGGTTCTCTTTGGCCTTTGCTCTTACCGAGTATGCCTGATAAAGAATAACTCCAAAGCTAAAAGGTTTCAGTTGAGGTCGAAttactataattatatgttGGGGTTGTTGGCTGGTTATTGCACTGCTGGGCCTTTATTAAGGTTGGTGATGGGCTTTTCAATCTTTAATCTGGATGGACAGACAGGATTTGCTCCTTTTGag GTAATTTCTTTGATCATCGAGGCTGTTGGTTGGTTCTCCATGCTGATAATGATTGGCTTAGAAACTAAAACATACATTCGACAATTTCGGTGGTATGTGCGGTTTGGAGTCATTTATGTTTTGGTAGGCGATGCCGTGCTGCTCAATCTTATTCTTTCTGTGAGCAGTTACTACAATAG ATCTGCTTTGTATTTGTACATCAGTACAGTTTGCTGCCAG GTTCTATTTGGAATTCTTCTTGTTGTTTATGTCCCAAATCTGGATCCTTATCCGGGTTACGTTCTGATGCAAGCTGAGTCTCTTCATGATGTCGAATACGAAGCACTTCCTGGAGAAGAGAAAATTTGTCCTGAGAGGCATGTCAATATATTGTCAA GAATATATTTTGGATGGATGACTCCACTCATGCAGCAAGGTTACAGAAAACCCATCGTAGAAAGGGATGTTTGGAAGCTAGACACATGGGATCGTACTGAAACACTGATTGAAAA GTTCCAGAGGTGTTGGATTGAAGAATCCCAAAAGCCCAAGCCACGGCTTTTAAGAGCCTTGAACAATAGCCTCGGTGGAAG GTTTTGGCGGGGAGGTTTTTTCAAG ATTGGCAATGATCTTTCACAATTCGTGGGGCCAATTCTATTGAATCGTCTTTTAGAG TCAATGCAACGAGGCGATCCAGCTTGGATTGGTTACATATATGCCTTCTCAATTTTCATCGGGGTG TCACTTGGTGTGCTATGCGAATCTCAGTATTTTCAGAATGTTATGCGTGTTGGTTTTCGGCTGAGGTCAACTTTG GTGGCTGCTGTATTCCGCAAATCTTTAAGAGTAACCCATGAGAGTCGCAAGAAGTTCTCATCTGGAAAGATAACCAATATGATGACAACTGATGCCAATGCACTTCAG CAAATATGTCAACAACTCCATGGATTGTGGTCAGCTCCATTTCGAATCATCATAGCTATGGTCCTTCTTTATCAGCAACTAGGTGTTGCTTCACTTCTTGGATCACTAATGCTAGTTTTCATGGTCCCAATACAG ACCTGTGTGCTTAGCAAAATGCGGAAACTAACCAAGGAAGGACTACAGTGGACTGACAAGAGAGTGGGCCTCATGAATGAGATTTTGGCAGCTATGGACACTGTGAA ATGTTATGCATGGGAGACAAGCTTCCAATCTAGAGTTCAAAGAATTAGGGATGATGAGCTGTCATGGTTCGGCAAAGCCCAATTACTATCTGCT TTCAACAGTTTTATACTGAACAGCATCCCAGTTGTTGTAACAGTGACCTCTTTTGGGTTGTTCACTTTGCTTGGTGGGCATTTGACCCCAGCACGGGCATTTACCTCCCTTTCTCTGTTTTCAGTATTGCGGTTTCCTTTGAACATGCTTCCTAACTTATTAAGTCAG GTTGTAAATGCTAACGTATCATTGCAACGCTTGGAGGAATTGTTTTTAGCTGAGGAGCGAGTTCTACTACCAAATCCACCTCTTGAACCAGTTCTTCCTGCTATCTCTATCAAGGATGGCTACTTTTCGTGGGATTCAAAG GCAGATAAGCCCACATTATCAAATATCAATTTGGACATAGCAGTTGGCAGCTTAGTTGCAGTTGTTGGTGGTACCGGAGAAGGCAAGACATCAATAATATCGGCAATGCTTGGGGAGCTACCTTCTGTGGGAGATTCAAGCATAGTAATCAGAGGAACTGTTGCCTATGTACCTCAAGTTTCATGGATTTTCAATGCAACT CTACGTGAGAATATATTATTTGGCTCAGAATTTGAATTCGCACGGTACTGGAAATCTATTGACGTGACGGCATTACCGCATGATCTCAACTTACTTCCT GGCTATGATTACACAGAAATTGGCGAAAGAGGGGTGAACCTTAGTGGTGGGCAAAAGCAGAGAGTTTCCATGGCTAGGGCTGTATATTCTAATTCAGATGTATACATATTCGATGATCCATTAAGTGCTCTTGATGCACATGTTGCTCGACAG GTTTTTAATAGCTGTGTAAAGGAAGAGCTGCGAGGGAAAACCCGGGTTCTTGTCACCAACCAGCTACATTTTCTCCCCCAGGTGGATAGGATTATTTTGGTGTCTGAAGGCATGGTCAAAGAGGATGGAACCTTTGAGGAGTTATCGAAAAATGGAGTTCTATTCCAGAAACTAATGGAGAATGCTGGAGAAATGGAAGAACAAGAGGCGGAAAAGGAAGATGGAATAAAATACGATCAGAAAAGCTCTAAACCAGCTTCCGGTGGACTAGAGAATGATCTTAAAAAAGATACAAGCTATAATAAGAAAGGTAAAGGACAGAAATCTGTGCTTATCaaacaagaagaaagagaaacgGGTGTTGTCAGCTGGGGCATTTTGATGAG GTACAAAAATGCACTAGGAGGCCTATGGGTAGTTATGATTCTCTTCATCTGCTATATATTAACAGAAGTTCTTCGTGTTTTAAGTAGCACATGGTTAAGTGTTTGGACCAATCAAAGCACTTCCGAGAGTTACAAACCTGGCTATTACATTCTTATTTATGCCCTTCTTTCATTTGGCCAG GTAGCCGTGACACTTGGAAACTCTTTTTGGCTGATCATTTCGAGTCTTCGTGCTGCCAAAAGATTGCACGATTCTATGCTACATTCTGTTCTTAGAGCTCCAATGATATTTTTCCACACTAATCCTACTGGACGGATAATCAATAGGTTTGCAAAGGATCTGGGTGATATAGATCGCAATGTCGCCAATTTTGTGAATATGTTTCTGGGCCAAGTATGGCAGCTTCTTTCAACTTTTGTTCTGATTGGCACCGTAAGCACAATATCCCTGTGGTCCATAATGCCGCTTCTGATCTTGTTTTATGCAGCATATCTGTACTATCAG AGCACATCCCGTGAAGTGAAACGCTTGGATTCCATTACCAGATCCCCTGTTTATGCACAATTTGGAGAAGCATTAAATGGTTTGTCAACCATTCGTGCATATAAAGCATATGACAGGATGGCCAACATTAATGGGAAGTCAATGGATAATAATATCAGATTCACTCTTGCAAATATTAGTTCAAATCGTTGGCTCACTATAAGATTGGAAACATTAGGAGGCATCATGATTTGGTTGATAGCAACCTTTGCTGTCTTGCAGAATGCAAGAGAGGAAAACCAGGTGGCTTTTGCATCTGTGATGGGTCTACTTCTCAGTTATACATTAAATATAACAAATCTATTGAGTGGTGTTCTGAGACAAGCAAGTAGAGCTGAAAATAGCTTAAATTCTGTTGAGCGCGTTGGCACATATATAGATTTGCCTTCTGAAGCCCCAACTATCATTGAGAGCAACCGTCCCCCACCTGGTTGGCCTTCATCAGGATTGATTAAATTTGAGGATGTTTTCATGCGCTACAGGCCTGAACTTCCTCCAGTCTTACATGGATTGTCCTTTACAGTTCCTCCAAGCGAAAAGCTAGGGATAGTTGGAAGAACAGGTGCAGGGAAATCTAGCatgattaatgcactatttcgGATTGTGGAAATGGAAAGAGGGAGAATCTTGATTGATGGCTGTGACATTGCTAAGTTTGGACTAACAGATTTGCGGAAAGTTCTTGGAATCATTCCACAATCACCGGTTCTATTCTCAG gaacCGTGCGATTAAATCTTGATCCTTTCAGTGAGCACAGTGATGCTGACCTTTGGGAGGCTTTAGAAAGGGCACATCTAAAGGATGTTATCAGGAGGAATTCTTTCGGTCTTGATGCTGAG GTCTCAGAGGGTGGAGAAAACTTCAGCGTTGGACAAAGGCAGCTGCTAAGTCTTGCTAGAGCATTGTTGCGAAGATCAAGAATTCTAGTTCTTGATGAAGCAACTGCAGCTGTTGATGTTAGAACTGATGCACTTATCCAGAAAACCATTCGTGAAGAATTCAAATCCTGCACAATGCTCATTATTGCTCACAGGCTAAATACTATCATTGACTCCGACCGAATTCTTCTTCTTGATGCTGGTCAG GTTTTAGAATATGATACACCGGAGGACCTTCTATTGAATGATGGAAGCGCATTCTCCAGGATGGTCCAAAGTACAGGCCCTGCAAATGCTCAGTATTTACGTAGCTTAGTACTGGGAACTGGTAAAGAAGACAAGTCCAGCAGTGAAGAAAGCAAGCAGCTAGATGGCCAGAGGAGACGGCTGGCCTCTTCCCGCTGGGCTGCTGCTGCTCAGTTTGCCTTAGCTGCCAGCTTCACTTCTGCATGGGACGATCTTCAGAGGTCAAACTTTGAAGACATGAACAACATACTCATGCAAACAAAGGATGCAGTTATAACACTGGAGGGAGTTTTGGCGGGGAGGCATGACAGTAACATAGATGAGACGTTAGATATGTACCATGTTTCCGCAGATAGATGGTGGTCTTCTCTCTACAAAGTTATCGAAG GTCTCGCTGTGATGAGCAGGTTAGCCAACAACAGGCATCAACAATTAGGATGTGATTTTGGAGACAGACCTGCTTCAGATTGGGACCATGTTGAAGTGTAG
- the LOC121264682 gene encoding protein ALTERED PHOSPHATE STARVATION RESPONSE 1, with translation MGCVASRIDTDERVQICKERKKLMKQLVRYRGEFADALVAYLRALKNTGVTLRQFTESESLELENTSYGLTLPPSPPPPLPPSPPPPPYLRKNEENNLKGKFLQKESIEIEEDDSSTPSSPPPLTTQGSCSYWDPFGSSSQQHHLKKSEVVKLVGDEKWAETKTEFDEEDQKEEADLKIIMNPLLDKPQPVELVDDNSSTMSCCTKDTADIAMVVRRSKKTLEAIVGELDDYFLKASAAGKEIAVVVDINGTDNFLSQGFKENDRKNSAKVFSALSWSWSSKSLQVTKEAVELCGSSEPCRPGAHCITLKKLHAAEQRLYKEMKEEEITKLEHQRKSFMLQKQEDENHDWTKTEKTRLSVESLEADMVRLQQSISRICSSILELIDEELYPQLVALTSGLMQMWKTMYECHQVQIDISKQLNYLHDNAITDFNTDYHRQATAQLETEISYWFNSFCKLIKSQREYVRTLCRWIQLTEHVTDGHQHSSYSSVVHSLCEVWQVALDKLPDKVASEAIKSFLSAIHSVLLQQVEEYNLQKKYEKLERRVQKESHLLVELEKKLEGSFADENTVSNLSPKHPLSLKRAKTEALKKQKNIEEAKYLNAVHVTRAMTLKNLKTSLPIVFQALMAFSRDSVQAMEGCSQPRETGS, from the exons ATGGGCTGTGTTGCGTCAAGGATTGATACGGATGAGAGGGTGCAGATTTGCAAGGAGAGGAAGAAGCTAATGAAACAGTTGGTTAGGTATAGGGGAGAATTTGCGGATGCCCTAGTGGCTTACTTGAGAGCATTGAAGAATACTGGAGTGACCCTTCGGCAATTCACAGAGTCAGAGTCACTGGAGCTCGAAAATACCTCCTACGGCCTGACATTGCCTCCCTCACCACCTCCGCCATTGCCTCCTTCCCCTCCTCCGCCTCCTTATttaagaaagaatgaagaaaataatttgaagGGAAAATTTCTCCAAAAAGAAAGCATAGAGATTGAAGAGGATGATAGTTCTACTCCATCCAGTCCACCACCTCTTACAACCCAGGGCTCATGTTCCTATTGGGACCCTTTTGGGTCTTCTTCACAACAGCATCATCTCAAGAAGAGTGAAGTGGTGAAACTAGTTGGGGATGAAAAGTGGGCTGAGACTAAGACAGAATTTGACGAAGAAGATCAGAAAGAGGAAGCTGATTTGAAGATTATTATGAATCCACTTCTTGATAAGCCACAGCCTGTAGAACTGGTTGATGATAATTCATCAACAATGAGCTGCTGCACTAAGGACACTGCAGATATCGCCATGGTGGTAAGGAGGAGCAAGAAGACCTTGGAGGCTATTGTGGGGGAGTTAGACGATTATTTTCTTAAAGCTTCAGCTGCCGGAAAGGAAATAGCTGTTGTTGTAGACATTAATGGAACAGACAACTTCCTGTCGCAGGGcttcaaagaaaatgata GGAAGAACTCTGCGAAGGTCTTTAGTGCATTGTCTTGGAGTTGGTCTTCCAAGTCTCTTCAGGTAACCAAAGAGGCGGTTGAGCTTTGTGGCTCTAGTGAACCATGCAGGCCTGGAGCTCATTGCATCACACTTAAGAAACTTCATGCTGCAGAACAGAGACTTTACAAGGAAATGAAG GAGGAAGAAATTACCAAATTGGAACATCAAAGGAAGTCCTTCATGCTACAGAAACAAGAGGATGAGAATCATGACTGGACCAAGACTGAGAAAACTCGATTGAGTGTTGAGAGTTTGGAGGCTGACATGGTACGTCTGCAACAATCAATTAGTAGGATCTGTTCATCTATATTGGAGCTTATAGATGAGGAGCTGTACCCTCAGCTGGTAGCATTGACTTCTGG GTTGATGCAAATGTGGAAAACAATGTATGAATGTCATCAGGTTCAGATAGATATCTCCAAGCAGTTGAATTATCTGCATGATAACGCAATCACAGACTTCAATACAGATTACCATCGCCAGGCAACTGCTCAGCTTGAAACTGAAATCTCTTACTGGTTTAACAGCTTCTGCAAACTCATAAAGTCTCAAAGAGAGTATGTAAGAACCCTCTGCAGGTGGATTCAACTCACTGAACACGTCACAGATGGCCATCAGCACAGTAGTTACTCATCTGTAGTCCACAGCCTCTGCGAAGTTTGGCAGGTTGCCCTTGACAAGTTACCTGATAAG GTAGCCTCAGAGGCCATTAAAAGCTTCTTGTCTGCCATCCACTCTGTACTCCTGCAACAGGTGGAGGAGTACAACCTGCAGAAGAAATATGAAAAGCTTGAAAGAAGAGTGCAAAAGGAGTCGCATTTGCTAGTCGAATTGGAGAAAAAACTTGAGGGAAGTTTTGCTGATGAAAATACAGTCTCCAATTTGAGCCCTAAGCATCCTCTATCCCTGAAGCGTGCCAAAACCGAAGCgttaaagaagcaaaaaaaCATTGAGGAGGCCAAATATCTTAACGCAGTTCATGTTACAAGGGCCATGACTTTAAAGAACTTGAAAACAAGCCTTCCTATAGTATTCCAGGCATTGATGGCATTCTCACGTGATTCTGTTCAGGCTATGGAAGGCTGTTCACAACCACGTGAAACTGGGAGTTAG